From Alienimonas californiensis, a single genomic window includes:
- a CDS encoding ankyrin repeat domain-containing protein, whose amino-acid sequence MVDPTRSEFHGVRADSPQDALGIAAANSDLAAINALLADGVAVDGVAGYSQSTALCSAAGAGAKRATELLIRSGADVNRPGAHDMTPLMQACSCGGKKGEKVAALLLDAGADVNAVRAADEMTALKFAVGGGTPETVRGLVDAGAVVDGPPGEPLTALMIAARNNNVKALKVLIDAGADPHRTCGLPWAENRTALGLAELEKQRQAAAYLRTLEPGRAD is encoded by the coding sequence GTGGTCGACCCGACACGCTCCGAGTTCCACGGCGTCCGCGCCGACTCCCCGCAGGACGCGCTCGGCATCGCCGCGGCGAACTCGGACCTGGCCGCGATTAACGCCCTGCTCGCCGACGGCGTCGCCGTCGACGGCGTCGCGGGGTACTCCCAGTCGACCGCCCTCTGCTCCGCGGCCGGTGCGGGCGCGAAACGAGCGACCGAGTTGCTGATCCGGTCCGGTGCCGACGTGAACCGGCCCGGGGCGCACGACATGACGCCCCTGATGCAGGCCTGCTCCTGCGGCGGGAAGAAGGGGGAGAAGGTCGCGGCGCTGCTGCTCGACGCCGGGGCGGACGTCAACGCCGTCCGCGCGGCGGACGAGATGACGGCGCTGAAGTTCGCCGTCGGCGGCGGGACGCCGGAGACCGTGAGGGGACTCGTCGACGCCGGCGCCGTGGTCGACGGACCGCCCGGCGAGCCGCTCACCGCCCTGATGATCGCCGCCCGGAATAACAACGTGAAGGCGTTGAAGGTCCTCATCGACGCCGGCGCCGACCCGCACCGGACCTGCGGCCTCCCGTGGGCGGAGAACCGGACGGCCCTCGGTCTGGCCGAGCTGGAGAAGCAACGTCAGGCAGCCGCCTACCTAAGAACGCTGGAGCCCGGCAGGGCGGATTGA
- a CDS encoding DUF1570 domain-containing protein has product MHVRPRTADRFGAVRPFLTAAGALCFAVLASGCASLTGGTDAAPGLGSAGLAPLTGPPTPGRHSVRVENLIVKSDSELSADDPLIADLRRLRADVTKALALPEATKDVTVFLFADEPAYRRFLEYRHPGLPPRRAYFVGTGTALHVYTYLGDRTAEDLRHETVHGLLHASLPGVPLWLDEGLAEYFETPTPGAVNGDYPELLARAVAGGWRPDLARLEAMDDFAALSRQDYAESWAWVHLMMSGDRTVLLDHLASLGPGGTSPVSLTTRLSADRPSAPGPLLTAHIATLLGSGVLHAGR; this is encoded by the coding sequence ATGCACGTTCGCCCCCGGACCGCCGATCGATTCGGCGCCGTGCGGCCGTTCCTCACGGCGGCGGGGGCGCTGTGCTTCGCGGTCCTCGCCAGCGGCTGCGCGAGCCTCACCGGCGGGACGGACGCGGCGCCGGGGCTGGGCTCCGCCGGGCTCGCCCCGCTGACCGGCCCGCCGACGCCGGGGCGGCACTCCGTGCGGGTGGAGAACCTGATCGTCAAAAGCGATTCGGAACTGTCCGCGGACGACCCGTTGATCGCCGACCTCCGCCGACTGCGGGCGGACGTGACGAAAGCCCTCGCCCTGCCGGAGGCGACGAAGGACGTGACCGTCTTCCTGTTCGCCGACGAACCGGCCTACCGCCGGTTCCTCGAGTACCGGCACCCCGGCCTGCCGCCGCGGCGGGCCTACTTTGTGGGGACGGGCACGGCCCTGCACGTCTACACCTATCTCGGCGACCGCACCGCCGAGGACCTGCGGCACGAGACGGTCCACGGCCTGCTGCACGCCAGCCTGCCCGGCGTCCCGCTGTGGCTGGACGAGGGCTTGGCAGAGTATTTCGAAACGCCGACCCCCGGCGCCGTGAACGGCGATTATCCGGAGTTGCTGGCCCGGGCCGTGGCGGGCGGCTGGCGGCCGGATCTGGCCCGGCTGGAGGCGATGGACGACTTCGCCGCCCTCTCCCGGCAGGACTACGCCGAAAGTTGGGCCTGGGTCCACCTGATGATGAGCGGCGACCGCACCGTGCTGCTGGATCACCTCGCTTCCCTCGGCCCCGGCGGCACGAGCCCGGTGAGTCTGACGACCCGCCTCTCCGCCGACCGCCCCAGTGCCCCCGGCCCGCTGCTGACGGCCCACATCGCCACGCTGCTCGGTAGCGGCGTGCTGCACGCGGGGCGGTAA
- a CDS encoding lipopolysaccharide kinase InaA family protein: MPAQPPPAGPTDGLRPVPGVTGLWRAAPGWEDVLLGPAGPPLERWREEGRLEAVKRSRYRTVWRLRLEPGPDGNDRIAFLKIAAGGRGGGVRALLDPGRPLREAQAAARVAAAGVATAAPLLAGRFAWNAEPLEFDGFDAGPRGGRGPARALITASVEPAVPLPAALAAADRLAPEVRRRVTFAVAEAVAKLHAAGLFPGDLHPGNLFLRGLEPTADGGFALAADEPEPTLIDLSPLHVRRRWPGRRGRIAASLGMLAHGVAGESAPADRLRFLAAHRAALGAATGLDPAALLGDWREWATRVESVREAESRQRHARRDRHWRRGCRGMRMLDAETRCVAELTDEEAARLLAATEDRSATQAPPRIGDRAVRLVRRSPEAVRFGWEVGHALRRRGVPIAEPLVCRQERHAGTLALAAGRPLEATPEQRRAAGRLCERLRACGYTLDGPRAEDFQLDEDGAVMLANPVDLRPAGRDEAAPVPAFDPPAAPALLWQRAA, from the coding sequence ATGCCCGCCCAGCCGCCTCCCGCCGGCCCCACGGACGGGTTGCGGCCGGTCCCGGGCGTGACGGGCCTGTGGCGGGCGGCGCCGGGGTGGGAAGACGTGCTGCTCGGCCCGGCCGGCCCGCCGCTGGAGCGTTGGCGGGAGGAGGGACGCCTGGAGGCCGTGAAGCGGTCGCGGTACCGCACCGTCTGGCGGCTGCGGTTGGAGCCGGGGCCGGACGGGAACGACCGGATCGCGTTTCTGAAAATCGCCGCCGGCGGGCGGGGCGGGGGCGTGCGGGCGCTGCTCGATCCGGGGCGGCCGTTGCGTGAGGCTCAGGCCGCGGCGCGTGTCGCCGCCGCGGGGGTGGCGACCGCCGCCCCGCTGCTGGCCGGTCGGTTCGCCTGGAATGCAGAGCCGCTGGAGTTCGACGGCTTCGACGCCGGCCCCCGCGGCGGACGCGGCCCGGCCCGGGCGTTGATCACCGCCTCCGTCGAACCCGCCGTGCCGTTGCCGGCGGCGCTCGCCGCCGCGGACCGGCTCGCCCCGGAGGTGCGGCGGAGGGTGACCTTCGCCGTCGCCGAGGCCGTCGCCAAACTGCACGCCGCGGGGCTGTTCCCGGGCGATCTGCACCCGGGCAACCTGTTCCTACGGGGGCTGGAACCGACCGCCGACGGCGGCTTCGCTCTCGCGGCGGACGAACCGGAGCCGACGCTGATCGACCTCTCCCCGCTGCACGTCCGTCGCCGCTGGCCGGGCCGGCGGGGACGGATCGCGGCGTCGCTGGGGATGCTGGCCCACGGCGTGGCCGGCGAGAGCGCCCCCGCCGACCGCCTGCGGTTCCTCGCGGCTCATCGGGCGGCGCTGGGGGCGGCGACGGGCCTCGACCCCGCGGCGCTGCTGGGCGACTGGCGGGAGTGGGCGACGCGGGTGGAGAGCGTGCGGGAGGCCGAATCGCGGCAGCGGCACGCCCGCCGGGACCGCCACTGGCGGCGGGGCTGCCGGGGCATGCGGATGCTCGACGCCGAGACCCGCTGCGTCGCCGAACTGACCGACGAGGAGGCCGCCCGGCTGCTCGCCGCGACCGAGGACCGCTCGGCCACGCAGGCTCCGCCCCGGATCGGGGACCGGGCGGTGCGGCTCGTACGGCGGTCGCCGGAGGCGGTGCGGTTCGGCTGGGAGGTCGGCCACGCGCTTCGGCGGCGGGGGGTTCCGATCGCCGAGCCGCTGGTCTGCCGGCAGGAACGCCACGCCGGCACGCTGGCCCTCGCCGCCGGTCGTCCCTTGGAAGCCACCCCGGAGCAGCGCCGGGCCGCCGGCCGGCTCTGCGAACGGCTGCGGGCCTGCGGGTACACGCTCGACGGACCGCGGGCCGAGGACTTTCAGCTCGACGAGGACGGCGCCGTCATGTTGGCGAACCCCGTCGACCTGCGGCCCGCCGGCCGCGACGAGGCGGCGCCGGTCCCGGCGTTCGACCCTCCCGCCGCCCCCGCCCTCCTCTGGCAGCGGGCCGCCTGA
- a CDS encoding NAD(P)/FAD-dependent oxidoreductase, with translation MPPPPAPAAGPIAAGGIAVVGAGIAGLSCARALHAAGRTVTVFDKGRSVGGRACTRREEPDAGAVLPFDHGAQYFTVKDERFARVVERWRDEGVVAPWTGRVAAVEGDTFAVKHTPGLMVGVPGMNALPRRLAEGLSVHSDRRVTALERTGAGWTLRFDEGPPAGPFEQVLVTAPAPQTAALLTGHAHFTPAVRRAEHQACWAALLAFDAAPALPFDGAFLNDDRLPDGSPNPLAWAARETSKPGRPPTPERWTLHAKADWSDAHADRPPAAVLPEMVAAFTALVRQATGETLPAPTFQTAHRWRFAHVKNAAPAEGAGECLYDSAAGLGAAGDWRLGGRIEGAFLSGLALAERAAP, from the coding sequence ATGCCCCCTCCCCCCGCCCCCGCCGCCGGACCGATCGCCGCCGGAGGAATCGCCGTGGTGGGCGCCGGGATCGCGGGGCTGAGTTGCGCCCGTGCGCTGCACGCCGCGGGGCGGACCGTGACCGTGTTCGACAAGGGCCGCAGCGTCGGCGGGCGGGCCTGCACCCGGCGGGAGGAGCCGGACGCCGGCGCCGTCCTGCCGTTCGATCACGGGGCGCAGTACTTCACCGTCAAGGACGAACGATTCGCCCGGGTCGTGGAGCGTTGGCGGGACGAGGGCGTCGTCGCCCCCTGGACCGGCCGCGTCGCCGCGGTGGAGGGCGACACGTTTGCGGTGAAGCATACGCCCGGCCTGATGGTCGGCGTGCCGGGAATGAACGCCCTGCCCCGCCGCCTCGCCGAGGGCCTGTCCGTGCATTCCGACCGCCGCGTGACGGCGCTGGAACGAACCGGTGCCGGCTGGACGCTGCGGTTCGACGAGGGGCCGCCGGCCGGGCCGTTCGAGCAGGTTCTCGTCACCGCCCCGGCGCCGCAGACGGCGGCGCTACTGACCGGGCACGCCCACTTCACGCCGGCGGTGCGACGGGCGGAGCATCAGGCCTGCTGGGCCGCCCTGCTGGCCTTCGACGCCGCCCCCGCCCTGCCCTTCGACGGCGCCTTCCTGAACGACGACCGCCTGCCGGACGGCTCCCCGAACCCGCTGGCCTGGGCGGCCCGAGAGACTTCCAAACCCGGCCGGCCGCCCACGCCGGAGCGGTGGACGTTGCATGCCAAGGCCGACTGGTCCGACGCCCACGCCGACCGTCCGCCCGCGGCGGTCTTGCCGGAGATGGTCGCCGCGTTCACGGCCCTCGTGCGTCAGGCGACCGGCGAAACGCTGCCGGCGCCGACGTTTCAAACCGCCCACCGCTGGCGGTTCGCCCACGTGAAAAACGCGGCGCCGGCCGAGGGGGCCGGCGAATGCCTGTACGACTCCGCCGCCGGGCTGGGGGCGGCGGGGGATTGGCGCCTGGGCGGCCGGATCGAGGGGGCGTTCCTGTCCGGCCTGGCGCTGGCGGAGCGGGCGGCGCCCTGA
- a CDS encoding mercuric reductase — translation MSDLAALQPLDEHNRLLQSRVHPTDWTNPTPDGPYNVVIVGAGTAGLVTAGIAASLGAKTALIERSLMGGDCLNVGCVPSKALIRSARCVAEVRDAAGYGVNVDRYTVDFPKVMERLRSLRAGISPADSAVKFRDHYGADVYIGDATFTGADSLTVVGDDGAARELTFAKAAICTGARAAAPPIDGLKEAGYLDNETVFSLTELPESLIVLGGGPIGSELAQCFARFGTKVTLLERGPRILSHDDPDAAAVVQAALARDGVQVRTETEADRVAATADGKTVHFKGGGSVTAAEILVGVGRQPNVDGLGLEAAGVEYDLKTGVSVNDSLQTSNPKIYAAGDVCSKLKFTHAADFLARTLIRTAVAPRVPLIGGAKASELVIPWCTYTSPELAHVGLTPQRAREQGVEIDTLEQPFAEVDRAILESPHGEPPGFARVHLKKGTDEIVGATVVSDSAGELISQFSLAMTHGIGLSKFAATIYPYPTQAEAVRKLGDAYNRGRLTPTAKKALGAWFKWTR, via the coding sequence ATGTCCGACCTCGCCGCTCTCCAGCCGCTCGACGAGCACAATCGCCTGCTGCAAAGCCGGGTGCACCCGACGGACTGGACGAACCCCACGCCGGACGGTCCCTATAACGTGGTGATCGTCGGGGCCGGCACCGCCGGACTGGTGACGGCGGGGATCGCCGCGTCGCTGGGAGCGAAAACGGCGCTGATCGAACGCAGCCTGATGGGCGGGGATTGCCTGAACGTCGGCTGCGTGCCCAGCAAAGCCTTGATCCGCAGCGCCCGCTGCGTCGCGGAGGTGCGGGACGCGGCCGGCTACGGGGTGAACGTGGACAGATATACGGTTGACTTTCCGAAGGTGATGGAGCGGCTGCGATCCCTCCGGGCCGGCATCAGCCCGGCCGACAGTGCCGTCAAGTTTCGCGATCACTACGGGGCGGACGTTTATATTGGGGACGCGACCTTCACCGGGGCCGATTCCCTCACGGTGGTCGGGGACGACGGCGCCGCTCGCGAACTCACCTTCGCCAAGGCCGCGATCTGCACCGGCGCCCGGGCCGCCGCCCCACCGATCGACGGATTAAAAGAGGCCGGTTACCTCGACAACGAAACTGTCTTCAGCCTTACGGAGCTGCCGGAGAGCCTGATCGTGCTGGGCGGCGGGCCGATCGGCAGCGAACTCGCCCAGTGCTTCGCCCGCTTCGGCACAAAGGTCACGCTGCTCGAACGCGGGCCGCGAATCCTCTCCCACGACGACCCCGACGCCGCCGCGGTCGTGCAGGCGGCGCTGGCACGCGACGGCGTGCAGGTGCGCACCGAGACCGAGGCCGACCGCGTCGCAGCGACGGCCGACGGCAAAACGGTGCATTTCAAGGGCGGCGGGAGCGTGACGGCGGCGGAAATTCTCGTCGGGGTCGGCCGTCAGCCGAACGTGGACGGCCTGGGGCTGGAGGCCGCGGGGGTTGAATACGATCTGAAGACCGGCGTCTCGGTGAACGATTCGCTGCAAACCTCGAACCCGAAGATTTACGCCGCAGGGGACGTGTGCAGCAAACTCAAGTTCACGCACGCCGCGGACTTTCTCGCCCGCACCCTCATTCGCACGGCCGTCGCCCCCCGGGTCCCGCTAATCGGCGGGGCGAAGGCGAGTGAGCTGGTCATCCCCTGGTGCACCTATACGTCCCCGGAACTGGCCCACGTCGGCCTGACGCCGCAGCGGGCCAGGGAGCAGGGCGTCGAGATCGACACCCTGGAGCAGCCCTTCGCGGAGGTGGATCGGGCGATCTTAGAAAGCCCGCACGGCGAACCGCCCGGCTTCGCCCGGGTGCATCTCAAAAAGGGGACCGATGAAATCGTCGGCGCCACGGTCGTGAGCGACTCCGCCGGCGAGCTGATCTCTCAATTCAGCCTGGCGATGACGCACGGAATCGGGCTGTCGAAATTCGCTGCGACGATTTATCCCTATCCCACGCAGGCGGAGGCGGTCCGCAAGCTGGGCGACGCCTATAACCGCGGCCGGCTCACGCCGACGGCGAAAAAGGCCCTCGGCGCGTGGTTCAAGTGGACGCGGTAG
- a CDS encoding TVP38/TMEM64 family protein: protein MDDAAPTAAQPAPAASPAAGNRSRAFIKLALAAGLAAFVGFVFVQYGDRLDKDGLAAAVEAQQASLVEWGRERPVLTPLAVWAGYTAATAVSLPAAAFLTLAIGWYFRLVYGPWTGLAAGVLTVSFASTSGATLAFLASRFLLGDTIRRRFPDRVAKFDESLKREGPFYLFTLRLIPAVPFWLINVGMGLTPIRTWTYWWVSQLGMLPGTAVFIFAGSQLPGVREIAEQNPFQLLWPGPIVAFALLAAFPWAARFALKKFRAEPAAAAD from the coding sequence ATGGACGACGCCGCCCCGACTGCCGCCCAGCCCGCCCCGGCCGCGTCGCCTGCGGCGGGGAACCGAAGCCGGGCGTTCATCAAACTGGCGCTGGCGGCGGGGCTGGCGGCCTTCGTGGGGTTCGTCTTCGTTCAATACGGCGACCGGCTCGACAAAGACGGCCTCGCCGCCGCCGTCGAGGCGCAGCAGGCGTCCCTGGTGGAGTGGGGGCGGGAGCGCCCCGTGCTGACGCCGCTGGCCGTGTGGGCGGGGTACACTGCCGCGACCGCCGTCAGCCTGCCGGCCGCGGCGTTCCTGACGCTGGCGATCGGCTGGTATTTCCGGCTAGTCTACGGCCCGTGGACGGGCTTGGCGGCGGGCGTGCTCACCGTCTCCTTCGCCTCCACGAGCGGGGCCACGCTGGCGTTCCTGGCCAGCCGGTTCCTCCTCGGCGACACGATCCGCCGGCGCTTTCCGGACCGGGTGGCGAAGTTCGACGAAAGCCTCAAACGCGAGGGGCCGTTTTATCTGTTCACCCTCCGACTGATCCCGGCGGTGCCGTTCTGGCTAATTAACGTCGGCATGGGGCTGACGCCGATTCGGACCTGGACGTACTGGTGGGTCAGCCAACTCGGGATGCTGCCCGGCACGGCGGTGTTCATTTTCGCCGGCTCGCAGCTGCCGGGGGTGCGGGAGATTGCGGAGCAGAACCCCTTTCAGTTGCTCTGGCCGGGGCCGATCGTCGCGTTCGCGCTGCTGGCGGCGTTCCCCTGGGCGGCGCGGTTCGCATTGAAGAAGTTTCGCGCCGAGCCGGCCGCGGCCGCGGACTGA
- the arsS gene encoding arsenosugar biosynthesis radical SAM (seleno)protein ArsS (Some members of this family are selenoproteins.) gives MVQPPPRVKTLFRRGHALADPAAQLRVLSGPPPRGVDDGADARPPGPAADFNAALAAAELPSLAAAALDTLQVNVGKLCNMTCAHCHVDAGPDRKAENMSAATADAVLELLKVSGAGTLDLTGGAPEMNPQFRRMVRTARDLGRHVIDRCNLTILTAKGYKDLPVFLAQQGVEIVASLPCYTAENCDAQRGDGAFMKSVKALRLLNGLGYGSDPALPLTLVYNPVGPSLPPPQGKLEADYKTRLAEDFGVQFTRLFTITNMPIARYLDHLLETGKYGTYMEKLTAAFNPAAVAGLMCRTTLSVNWDGALSDCDFNQMLSLPLANADAAGPRPRNVHDAPAAELLDRVLNRPIVTGPHCFGCTAGAGSGCTGAIVDAAGA, from the coding sequence TTGGTTCAGCCGCCGCCCCGGGTGAAAACGCTGTTCCGCCGCGGTCATGCGTTGGCGGACCCCGCCGCCCAGTTGCGGGTGCTCTCCGGACCGCCGCCCCGCGGGGTCGACGACGGGGCCGACGCCCGCCCGCCCGGCCCGGCGGCGGACTTCAACGCCGCTCTCGCCGCCGCCGAGCTGCCGTCGCTGGCCGCGGCGGCGCTGGACACGTTGCAGGTCAACGTCGGCAAGTTGTGCAATATGACCTGCGCCCACTGTCACGTGGACGCCGGACCGGACCGCAAGGCGGAGAACATGTCCGCCGCCACCGCCGACGCGGTGTTGGAGTTATTGAAGGTTTCCGGCGCCGGCACGCTGGACCTGACCGGCGGGGCGCCGGAGATGAACCCGCAGTTCCGCCGGATGGTGCGAACCGCCCGCGACCTCGGCCGGCACGTCATCGATCGCTGCAACCTCACGATCCTCACCGCGAAGGGCTATAAAGACCTCCCCGTGTTCCTCGCCCAACAAGGCGTGGAGATCGTCGCCTCGCTGCCCTGCTACACCGCGGAGAACTGCGACGCCCAGCGGGGCGACGGGGCGTTTATGAAGAGCGTCAAGGCGCTGCGACTGCTGAACGGCCTCGGCTACGGCTCCGACCCGGCGCTGCCGCTCACGCTGGTCTATAACCCGGTCGGTCCCTCGTTGCCGCCGCCGCAGGGCAAACTCGAAGCGGATTATAAAACCCGGCTGGCGGAGGATTTCGGGGTGCAATTCACCCGGCTGTTTACGATCACGAACATGCCGATCGCCCGGTACCTCGACCATCTGCTGGAGACGGGGAAATACGGGACGTACATGGAGAAGCTGACGGCCGCCTTCAATCCCGCCGCCGTCGCCGGATTGATGTGCCGCACGACCCTCAGCGTGAACTGGGACGGCGCCCTGTCCGACTGCGACTTCAATCAGATGCTGTCCCTGCCGCTGGCGAACGCCGACGCGGCCGGCCCGCGTCCCCGCAACGTCCACGACGCCCCGGCGGCGGAGTTGTTGGACAGAGTCTTGAACCGCCCGATCGTCACCGGCCCGCACTGTTTCGGCTGCACGGCCGGTGCCGGCAGCGGCTGTACCGGGGCGATCGTCGACGCCGCGGGCGCCTGA
- a CDS encoding CNNM domain-containing protein has product MSPFDFLPVLAQHGPAVEGAGSWPLLIFYLCLAIGFSFLCSVAEAVLLSVTPSYIAQLRDREARGAETLTRLKKNVDRPLAAILSLNTIAHTFGAAGVGAEAAAIFGDAYVAAISAILTLMILVLSEIIPKTIGATYWRALAPTMGTFVSWLIWAMYPLVLLSDGLAKLISPQGTHGVVTREEIAAMATLGAQSGNLEKSESRIFANLLRFRELTVADVMTPRTVVIAFPQDLTAEELFERNPEIPVSRLPIYKDKLDEVTGFVHRNDLLLARARGEGGKRLSEFRRDLTTVRDEATLTELSDLLLGGGSHIAAVTDRFGGLDGVVTLEDLIETLLGLEIVDEHDAAPDMQKLARRKWEQRAKRLGIVLPDDAPARAAAAPGKPTVEDSSARQSSPEDSLAEDALVEP; this is encoded by the coding sequence GTGTCGCCGTTCGATTTCCTGCCGGTCCTGGCTCAACACGGCCCAGCGGTCGAAGGGGCTGGCAGTTGGCCCCTGCTGATCTTCTACCTGTGCCTGGCGATCGGGTTCAGCTTTCTGTGCAGCGTCGCCGAGGCGGTGCTGCTGTCGGTCACGCCCAGCTATATCGCCCAACTGCGGGACCGGGAGGCGCGGGGCGCGGAAACGCTGACCCGTTTGAAGAAGAACGTGGACCGCCCGTTGGCGGCGATCCTCAGTTTGAACACGATCGCCCACACCTTCGGAGCCGCCGGCGTGGGGGCGGAAGCGGCCGCCATCTTCGGCGACGCCTACGTCGCGGCCATCTCAGCGATCCTCACCCTGATGATCCTGGTCCTGTCGGAGATCATCCCCAAGACTATCGGCGCCACCTACTGGCGGGCGTTGGCCCCCACGATGGGGACGTTCGTCAGTTGGCTGATCTGGGCGATGTATCCGCTGGTGCTGCTGTCGGACGGGCTGGCCAAGCTGATCTCCCCGCAGGGCACGCACGGGGTCGTGACCCGGGAGGAAATCGCCGCGATGGCCACGCTCGGCGCCCAGAGCGGCAACCTCGAGAAGTCCGAGAGCCGCATCTTCGCCAACCTGCTGCGGTTCCGCGAACTGACCGTCGCGGACGTGATGACGCCTCGCACCGTCGTGATCGCCTTCCCCCAGGACCTCACCGCGGAAGAGCTGTTCGAGCGCAACCCGGAGATCCCCGTCTCCCGGTTGCCGATCTATAAAGACAAGCTGGACGAGGTGACGGGATTCGTGCACCGGAACGACCTGCTGCTGGCCCGGGCCCGGGGCGAGGGGGGCAAACGTCTGTCCGAGTTCCGCCGCGACCTGACCACGGTGCGGGACGAGGCGACGCTGACGGAACTGTCCGATCTGCTGCTGGGCGGCGGGTCGCACATCGCCGCGGTGACCGACCGCTTCGGCGGGCTGGACGGGGTCGTCACCCTGGAGGACCTGATCGAAACGCTGCTGGGCTTGGAGATCGTGGACGAACACGACGCCGCCCCGGACATGCAGAAGCTCGCCCGCCGCAAGTGGGAGCAGCGGGCCAAACGGCTGGGCATCGTGCTGCCGGACGACGCCCCGGCGAGAGCCGCCGCGGCGCCCGGCAAGCCGACCGTGGAGGACTCCTCTGCGAGACAGTCCTCCCCGGAAGACTCGCTCGCCGAGGACGCCCTCGTCGAACCGTAG
- a CDS encoding pyridoxamine 5'-phosphate oxidase family protein: MANTDDQKPAPDGTAYPSDSEVPTDDLDRIVADLWERLSDAADRSQPAFHLPMLATIRTGPHGLEPSVRKVVLRFARRGPDRSLGGDAGEDVGGGTLGCHTDALGPKVAEIRANPRVAWTFYDPQARLQVRASGTARVLTDGPLVDAAWTATKPSARRCYLAPHVPGVPTDSPEPNLPAPVRKRDPTTAESEPGRAHFAALRTTIDALDWLHLHHAGHRRAQFRWDNGEWRGNWVAV, encoded by the coding sequence ATGGCGAACACGGACGACCAGAAGCCCGCCCCGGACGGGACCGCGTATCCCTCCGACAGCGAGGTGCCGACCGACGATCTGGATCGGATCGTCGCGGACCTGTGGGAGCGATTGAGCGACGCGGCGGACCGCTCTCAACCTGCCTTCCACCTCCCCATGCTGGCGACGATCCGCACGGGGCCGCACGGCCTGGAGCCGTCCGTCCGCAAGGTCGTGCTGCGTTTCGCCCGGCGGGGGCCGGATCGGTCCCTCGGGGGCGACGCCGGGGAGGACGTCGGGGGCGGCACGCTCGGCTGTCACACCGATGCGCTGGGGCCGAAGGTCGCCGAAATTCGGGCCAATCCCCGGGTCGCCTGGACGTTCTACGATCCGCAGGCCCGCTTGCAGGTGCGGGCCAGCGGAACCGCCCGGGTGCTGACGGACGGCCCGCTGGTCGACGCCGCCTGGACGGCCACCAAGCCGTCGGCCCGGCGCTGCTATCTCGCCCCGCATGTGCCCGGCGTCCCGACGGATTCGCCGGAGCCGAACCTGCCCGCCCCCGTACGGAAGCGGGACCCCACGACGGCGGAGAGCGAACCCGGCCGCGCCCACTTCGCGGCGCTGCGAACCACGATCGACGCGCTGGACTGGCTGCACCTCCACCACGCCGGTCACCGCCGGGCCCAGTTCCGCTGGGACAACGGCGAATGGCGGGGCAACTGGGTCGCGGTTTGA
- a CDS encoding RNA polymerase sigma factor, which translates to MIAAPAARPPGSRRPDYEPALAELSDRALLVRFAERRDEAAFAELVERYGPLVAGAGRRTVHGPGGAADADDALQATFLSLARNAAKLADRMGPDRSLGGWLYRVAVNATLQAKRSDVARRRRERIVARERFGSPFDPTSPASPTAAAPRERAERNEELDALEEELAALPPAERGAVVLCHLRGRTQKEAAAELGVPFGTFRRRLDAARERLRERLEARGVTVGAAALAGWLLDAGRACGGTIHAAEAAAIAADVGRRLPPPHVLAPRAPIEPTPPGGRPVALSWEPILTAAAGLIVAALAAVGLFDLLGGGFAEEAPPPPTPTIAAPDRYDAGGMM; encoded by the coding sequence ATGATCGCCGCCCCCGCCGCCCGGCCGCCCGGTTCCCGCAGGCCGGATTACGAGCCGGCCCTCGCCGAACTCTCCGATCGGGCGCTGCTGGTGCGGTTCGCGGAGCGTCGGGACGAGGCGGCGTTCGCGGAACTGGTCGAACGGTACGGGCCGCTGGTGGCGGGGGCGGGGCGTCGCACGGTCCACGGGCCGGGCGGCGCCGCGGACGCCGACGACGCGTTGCAGGCAACCTTCCTCTCATTGGCCCGCAACGCCGCCAAGCTGGCGGACCGCATGGGGCCGGACCGCTCGCTGGGCGGGTGGCTGTACCGGGTGGCGGTGAACGCGACGTTGCAGGCCAAACGCAGCGACGTCGCCCGCCGCCGCCGGGAGCGGATCGTCGCCCGGGAGCGGTTCGGTTCGCCGTTCGACCCGACCTCACCGGCCTCCCCGACCGCCGCCGCCCCGCGGGAGCGGGCGGAGCGGAACGAGGAACTGGACGCCCTCGAGGAGGAACTCGCCGCCCTGCCGCCGGCGGAGCGGGGGGCCGTGGTGCTCTGCCACCTGCGGGGCCGCACCCAGAAGGAGGCGGCGGCGGAGTTGGGGGTGCCGTTCGGCACGTTCCGTCGTCGGCTCGACGCCGCCCGGGAGCGGCTGCGGGAACGCCTGGAGGCTCGCGGGGTGACGGTCGGGGCCGCGGCGCTGGCCGGGTGGCTGCTGGACGCGGGGCGGGCCTGCGGAGGCACGATCCACGCGGCGGAGGCCGCGGCGATCGCCGCGGACGTGGGGCGCCGCCTGCCGCCGCCCCACGTGCTGGCGCCCCGAGCGCCGATCGAGCCGACGCCGCCGGGCGGGCGGCCGGTGGCGCTCTCCTGGGAGCCGATTCTCACCGCCGCGGCGGGGCTGATCGTGGCGGCGCTGGCGGCGGTGGGGCTGTTCGACCTGCTGGGCGGCGGATTCGCCGAGGAGGCGCCGCCCCCGCCGACCCCGACCATCGCTGCGCCGGACCGCTACGACGCCGGCGGGATGATGTGA